A stretch of Spirochaetota bacterium DNA encodes these proteins:
- a CDS encoding acyl-CoA dehydrogenase, giving the protein MSTTRAGGADILESFSGLASAFAKKELTAAREAHDRFPFAPFWSDVLEKAIGVGFFGITLPAGYGGLGLDADALVPVVRMLARADASLSALVCTHAAALQVIAESAGDTGADPAYRMIGKSPGKPLAFQSFTHPDELEMPVAVSDGDAYRLTGSVRFLAAGAVADFAVVAGSGGRSGEFSYYLIALNTGAVSVSEPIFTLGLHACPVVDARLDDALGILLGKKGGGIEYCRRAWPRLSLASAAIPLGILEGSLDEAKRYAEERVQGGRVIIEWPEVRMILARIAGDVHVAHGALAEACRMFAANEPGWEAASVAAALSAGEAAARGTVDGVQVLGGNGYMTDYGQEKRMRDAKQAQFLLGMPALRRLELMGLPAQR; this is encoded by the coding sequence GTTCGCCCCCTTCTGGTCGGACGTACTGGAGAAAGCGATCGGGGTCGGGTTTTTCGGGATAACCCTCCCGGCCGGATACGGGGGCCTGGGCCTGGACGCCGATGCGCTCGTCCCCGTCGTGCGCATGCTCGCGCGCGCCGACGCATCGCTCTCCGCGCTCGTGTGCACCCACGCCGCCGCGCTCCAGGTCATCGCAGAGTCCGCGGGCGATACGGGCGCCGATCCCGCATACCGCATGATCGGCAAAAGCCCCGGGAAACCGCTCGCCTTCCAGTCCTTCACACACCCGGACGAGCTCGAGATGCCCGTTGCCGTTTCCGATGGAGACGCGTATCGGCTCACGGGAAGCGTGCGCTTCCTGGCCGCGGGCGCCGTCGCGGATTTCGCCGTGGTCGCGGGATCCGGTGGCAGGTCCGGTGAGTTCTCCTATTACCTTATCGCGCTCAACACGGGTGCCGTGAGCGTATCGGAACCCATATTCACCCTGGGACTTCACGCCTGTCCCGTAGTGGACGCGAGGCTTGACGACGCCCTGGGAATTCTCCTTGGCAAAAAAGGCGGGGGAATCGAATACTGCCGGCGCGCGTGGCCGCGCCTTTCCCTCGCCTCCGCGGCGATCCCGCTTGGAATCCTCGAGGGCTCGCTCGACGAGGCGAAGCGTTACGCGGAAGAGCGCGTCCAGGGCGGACGCGTCATCATCGAGTGGCCGGAGGTGCGCATGATCCTCGCGCGGATAGCCGGGGACGTTCACGTCGCGCACGGCGCGCTCGCGGAGGCATGCCGCATGTTCGCGGCGAACGAACCGGGATGGGAGGCTGCATCGGTCGCGGCGGCGCTTTCGGCCGGGGAGGCGGCGGCGCGCGGCACGGTGGACGGCGTGCAGGTCCTGGGCGGCAACGGCTACATGACCGATTACGGTCAGGAGAAGAGGATGCGCGACGCGAAGCAGGCGCAGTTTCTCCTGGGGATGCCCGCGCTCAGGAGACTCGAGCTCATGGGTCTCCCCGCGCAACGGTGA
- a CDS encoding SDR family oxidoreductase produces MKRFPGKRIFITGSGSGLGRALALRFAREGWRVGVSDIDAARMEESARLVREAGGSALSIACNVTDAGDLDRAARAVAREWGGLDILVNNAGVAAGGLFERVPPDRWDWIFAVNFRGVVHGCQSFIPMFKAQRNGHIVNVASCAGIVSLPEMASYNATKAAVISVSETLRTELAAYRVGVTVVCPTFIKTGLMESFHSPDELQRARAERFFDASRYSPERFADFTFRAIRKNRLYAFPQFDGRMAWRMKRLFPELFYRYIARRYAKEGR; encoded by the coding sequence ATGAAACGATTTCCGGGAAAACGCATTTTCATCACCGGGAGCGGCAGCGGCCTGGGCAGGGCGCTTGCCCTGCGGTTCGCGCGCGAGGGATGGCGCGTGGGCGTCTCCGATATCGACGCCGCGCGCATGGAGGAGAGCGCTCGGCTCGTGCGCGAAGCGGGGGGATCGGCGCTTTCTATTGCGTGCAACGTCACGGACGCGGGAGACCTCGACCGAGCGGCGCGGGCCGTCGCGCGCGAATGGGGCGGGCTCGACATCCTGGTGAACAACGCGGGCGTCGCCGCCGGGGGGCTCTTCGAGCGCGTGCCCCCGGACCGGTGGGATTGGATTTTCGCCGTGAACTTCCGCGGCGTCGTCCATGGCTGCCAGTCGTTTATCCCCATGTTCAAGGCGCAACGCAACGGTCATATCGTAAACGTCGCCTCCTGCGCCGGGATCGTGTCGCTCCCCGAGATGGCGAGCTACAACGCGACGAAGGCCGCCGTGATCTCCGTATCCGAAACGCTCCGCACGGAGCTCGCGGCGTACCGTGTGGGGGTCACGGTCGTGTGTCCCACGTTCATTAAAACCGGCCTCATGGAAAGCTTCCACTCTCCCGACGAGCTGCAGCGTGCGCGCGCGGAGCGATTCTTCGATGCCTCGCGCTATTCGCCCGAGCGCTTTGCGGACTTCACCTTTCGCGCAATTCGAAAGAACCGGCTCTATGCGTTTCCGCAGTTCGACGGGCGCATGGCGTGGAGGATGAAGCGGCTGTTCCCGGAACTCTTCTATCGCTATATCGCGCGGCGTTATGCGAAAGAGGGAAGGTGA
- a CDS encoding SDR family oxidoreductase, giving the protein MLKGKTILITGASSGIGRAFALRFAREGCDLIVVARREDRLKSLKGEAEAAYGVKVEVIAMDLGNEDSAEKLFGKVEKKRIPVFGLVNNAGFGWNGVFDTQPADNIDTMIAVNVLTLTKLCRLFLPAMLKQNGGLILNVSSMGGFQPVPYFAVYAAAKSYVLNLSAALSAEFRKTKVRIFALCPGVTDTEFQAVAGMPSQGSQPVGAQTAEQVVDFAFRKIKGSAYLGVPGLMNKIMIGFSRITPMKWSAIISSTMFKPGK; this is encoded by the coding sequence ATGCTTAAAGGAAAGACAATTCTTATCACCGGCGCGTCAAGCGGCATCGGGAGGGCGTTCGCCCTGCGCTTCGCGCGGGAAGGGTGCGATCTCATCGTCGTCGCCAGGAGGGAAGACCGGCTCAAATCCCTGAAAGGGGAGGCGGAGGCTGCATACGGGGTCAAGGTGGAGGTAATCGCTATGGACCTGGGAAATGAGGATTCCGCGGAAAAGCTGTTCGGCAAGGTCGAAAAGAAACGCATCCCGGTGTTCGGCCTTGTCAACAACGCCGGCTTCGGCTGGAACGGGGTTTTCGATACGCAGCCGGCGGATAATATCGACACGATGATCGCCGTGAACGTGCTCACGCTCACGAAATTATGCCGCCTGTTCCTGCCCGCGATGCTGAAACAAAACGGGGGGCTGATACTCAATGTCTCCTCGATGGGAGGCTTCCAGCCCGTTCCGTACTTCGCCGTCTACGCCGCCGCCAAATCGTACGTGCTGAATCTCTCGGCCGCGCTGAGCGCGGAATTCCGGAAGACGAAGGTGCGGATATTCGCCCTGTGCCCGGGCGTGACCGACACGGAGTTCCAGGCGGTCGCCGGCATGCCTTCCCAGGGTTCGCAGCCGGTCGGCGCACAGACCGCCGAACAGGTGGTAGACTTCGCGTTCAGGAAGATCAAGGGGAGCGCTTACCTGGGTGTCCCGGGACTCATGAACAAGATTATGATCGGTTTCAGCCGGATTACGCCCATGAAGTGGTCTGCCATTATCAGCAGTACCATGTTTAAGCCGGGGAAGTGA